In a genomic window of Helianthus annuus cultivar XRQ/B chromosome 10, HanXRQr2.0-SUNRISE, whole genome shotgun sequence:
- the LOC110881690 gene encoding tol-Pal system protein TolA-like — MANAIMEDYKVLGRKEEENARLRAEAEALAKAAREGAEQLEREKAAFEQYKQTEEWAELMNVKAANAALVKEKAATDVVAKEAKEAEARAAKAEVQNRVTILAEVTARAAEAEARAREATEARDSLVSSFDQFKIVGAIRDAPENAAAVEELKQRAREAGFKAGYNRCISHMNLLSQGKFTDERSGFHGVDTEARLVVAVAAYNDLSISALEEVDKCLEAEDYVDRLRSLYGDPQEEEEEETAGNGTGGAGTSGTKKD; from the exons ATGGCGAATGCCATtatggaagactacaaggtgctGGGCCGCAAGGAGGAGGAAAATGCTCGCTTGCGGGCTGAGGCTGAGGCGTTGGCGAAGGCTGCTCGggagggtgcggagcagcttgaaaggGAGAAGGCTGCTTTTGAGCAGTATAAGCAGACTGaggagtgggct GAGCTGATGAATGtcaaggcagcgaatgctgctTTGGTCAAGGAGAAGGCCGCAACTGATGTGGTTGCCAAAGAGGCCAAGGAGGCGGAGGCCCGCGCTGCTAAG GCTGAAGTGCAGAACCGTGTGACCATTCTTGCGGAGGTCACTGCCCGCGCGGCCGAAGCTGAAGCGCGGGCACGGGAAGCTACCGAGGCTAGAGATAGCCTGGTTTCTTCATTTGATCAGTTTAAG ATTGTTGGAGCTATCCGTGACGCACCTGAGAACGCAGCTGCTGTAGAGGAGCTTAAGCAGCGCGCGCGGGaggctggttttaaagctggctATAACCGATGTATCAGTCATATGAACCTTTTATCCCAAGGTAAATTTACCGATGAAAGGTCTGGGTTCCATGGCGTAGATACTGAAGCGCGTCTTGTTGTCGCTGTTGCGGCGTATAACGACCTGTCCATTTCCGCCCTTGAAGAAGTTGATAAATGCTTGGAGGCGGAAGATTATGTGGACCGCTTGCGGTCGTTGTATGGTGATCCTcaagaagaagaggaggaagagacTGCTGGTAATGGCACGGGTGGtgcgggtaccagtggtacaaagaaggactag